From Nerophis lumbriciformis linkage group LG11, RoL_Nlum_v2.1, whole genome shotgun sequence, one genomic window encodes:
- the crp1 gene encoding C-reactive protein isoform X2, with protein MTFAMPAVFLFGAFALASSATQVGLSAKVLLFPYETDFSYVTLTPLKEMTLKAFTLCLRVATELPEERQIILFAYRTDDYDELNVWREKDGRISVHMSGDGTFFHLPPLGTFRTSLCLTWESVAGLTAFWVDGKRSTYQVYKPGHSISPKGTVLLGQDPDKHLGGLEALQSFVGEMTDVNMWDFVLSGSTIQAWHSGRKVPEGNIFNWATIEYELTGNVKVVDDD; from the exons ATG ACTTTCGCTATGCCAGCTGTTTTTCTTTTTGGTGCCTTTGCTTTGGCGTCTTCAGCCACGCAAG TGGGTCTGAGCGCCAAGGTTCTGCTCTTCCCGTATGAGACGGATTTCAGCTACGTGACGCTGACTCCGCTCAAGGAGATGACTCTCAAGGCCTTCACTCTGTGCTTACGTGTGGCCACCGAGCTGCCCGAAGAGCGCCAGATCATTCTGTTTGCTTACCGCACGGACGACTATGACGAGCTCAACGTGTGGCGAGAGAAGGACGGGCGTATTTCCGTTCACATGAGCGGCGACGGCACTTTCTTTCACCTCCCACCGCTGGGAACCTTTCGCACTAGCCTGTGCTTGACATGGGAGTCAGTTGCTGGACTCACTGCTTTTTGGGTCGACGGGAAGCGCAGTACATACCAGGTTTACAAACCTGGACACAGCATCAGTCCCAAAGGCACTGTCCTTCTGGGCCAGGACCCTGACAAACACCTAGGGGGCTTGGAGGCCCTGCAGAGCTTCGTGGGGGAGATGACTGATGTGAATATGTGGGACTTTGTTCTGTCCGGGAGTACCATTCAGGCTTGGCATTCTGGCCGCAAGGTCCCTGAAGGCAACATCTTTAACTGGGCCACTATTGAGTATGAGCTGACTGGCAACGTGAAGGTGGTGGATGACGACTGA
- the crp1 gene encoding C-reactive protein isoform X1: protein MLIPCLCLQTFAMPAVFLFGAFALASSATQVGLSAKVLLFPYETDFSYVTLTPLKEMTLKAFTLCLRVATELPEERQIILFAYRTDDYDELNVWREKDGRISVHMSGDGTFFHLPPLGTFRTSLCLTWESVAGLTAFWVDGKRSTYQVYKPGHSISPKGTVLLGQDPDKHLGGLEALQSFVGEMTDVNMWDFVLSGSTIQAWHSGRKVPEGNIFNWATIEYELTGNVKVVDDD from the exons ATGCTGATTCCCTGTCTGTGTTTGCAGACTTTCGCTATGCCAGCTGTTTTTCTTTTTGGTGCCTTTGCTTTGGCGTCTTCAGCCACGCAAG TGGGTCTGAGCGCCAAGGTTCTGCTCTTCCCGTATGAGACGGATTTCAGCTACGTGACGCTGACTCCGCTCAAGGAGATGACTCTCAAGGCCTTCACTCTGTGCTTACGTGTGGCCACCGAGCTGCCCGAAGAGCGCCAGATCATTCTGTTTGCTTACCGCACGGACGACTATGACGAGCTCAACGTGTGGCGAGAGAAGGACGGGCGTATTTCCGTTCACATGAGCGGCGACGGCACTTTCTTTCACCTCCCACCGCTGGGAACCTTTCGCACTAGCCTGTGCTTGACATGGGAGTCAGTTGCTGGACTCACTGCTTTTTGGGTCGACGGGAAGCGCAGTACATACCAGGTTTACAAACCTGGACACAGCATCAGTCCCAAAGGCACTGTCCTTCTGGGCCAGGACCCTGACAAACACCTAGGGGGCTTGGAGGCCCTGCAGAGCTTCGTGGGGGAGATGACTGATGTGAATATGTGGGACTTTGTTCTGTCCGGGAGTACCATTCAGGCTTGGCATTCTGGCCGCAAGGTCCCTGAAGGCAACATCTTTAACTGGGCCACTATTGAGTATGAGCTGACTGGCAACGTGAAGGTGGTGGATGACGACTGA
- the stub1 gene encoding E3 ubiquitin-protein ligase CHIP — MAGSPEKSSTAQELKEQGNRLFLCRKYQEAATCYSKAINRNPSVAVYYTNRALCHVKLQQHDKALADCKHALELDSQSVKAHFFLGQCHLELENYDEAIGNLQKAYNLAKEQRLNFGDDIPSALRIAKKKRWNSIEEKRINQENELHAYLSKLILAEKERKLEDYKEKQDEDQNGGDAAKIASKHDKYLMDMDELFSQVDEKRKKREIPDYLCGKISFELMREPCITPSGITYDRKDIEEHLQRVGHFDPVTRSPLTQDQLIPNLAMKEVIDAFIQENGWVEDY, encoded by the exons ATGGCTGGCAGCCCGGAGAAGAGTTCCACCGCGCAGGAGCTGAAAGAGCAAGGGAACCGCTTGTTCCTCTGTCGCAAGTACCAGGAGGCTGCTACATGCTACAGCAAAGCTATA AACCGGAACCCGTCCGTGGCAGTGTACTACACCAACAGGGCCCTGTGCCATGTGAAGCTGCAGCAGCACGACAAGGCTCTGGCAGACTGTAAGCACGCCCTGGAGCTGGACAGTCAGTCAGTCAAGGCCCACTTCTTCCTGGGGCAGTGTCACCTGGAGCTAGAGAACTACGACGAAGCCATCGGGAACCTGCAGAAAG cATACAATCTGGCAAAAGAACAGAGGCTGAATTTTGGAGACGACATCCCGAGCGCCTTGCGTATTGCCAAGAAAAAGCGTTGGAACAGCATTGAGGAGAAGCGCATCAACCAGGAGAACGAGTTGCACGCTTATCTCAGCAAACTCATATTAGCTGAGAAGGAGCG AAAACTTGAAGACTACAAGGAAAAGCAGGACGAAGATCAAAACGGAGGCGACGCGGCCAAGATTGCATCCAAACAT GACAAGTACTTAATGGACATGGATGAGCTCTTCTCTCAAGTCGACGAGAAAAGAAAA AAACGCGAGATCCCAGATTATCTGTGTGGAAAGATCAGCTTTGAGCTGATGAGGGAGCCGTGCATCACACCCAGCGGGATCACCTACGACCGCAAGGACATCGAGGAGCACCTGCAG CGAGTGGGCCATTTTGACCCGGTCACTCGAAGCCCCCTGACCCAGGACCAGCTGATCCCCAACCTGGCAATGAAGGAAGTGATCGATGCCTTTATCCAGGAGAACGGTTGGGTGGAGGACTACTAA